One genomic region from Terasakiella sp. SH-1 encodes:
- a CDS encoding FCD domain-containing protein, with protein MEITGRKTDFVIAELEQKILDGTFAQGEMLPSERDLMDRFGVGRNIIREAISSLSRNGLLITKPRHRPVVAQAGYDTALESLSALVHHFMNEDGGFKNLYDSRIFIETSLSRYAALNARKDDIARLKEALENNRAAMENPEEFYRTDVLFHKVLYEIPKNPIYTALQNAYVSWLSGHWPKMERGVEINKVTFAGHEAVYNAILERDPDGAEEAMHNHLKVAWEHIRSTF; from the coding sequence ATGGAAATTACAGGCCGTAAAACAGACTTTGTCATTGCAGAGCTGGAACAAAAGATTCTGGATGGCACTTTTGCCCAGGGTGAAATGCTTCCCTCAGAACGCGACCTCATGGATCGTTTTGGTGTCGGCAGGAATATCATCCGCGAAGCCATTTCCTCTCTGTCACGAAATGGCTTGCTGATTACAAAACCTCGACACCGCCCTGTTGTTGCCCAAGCCGGATACGATACCGCACTGGAAAGCTTAAGCGCTTTGGTCCACCATTTCATGAATGAAGATGGCGGTTTTAAAAACCTGTATGACAGCCGCATCTTTATTGAAACCTCCCTTTCCCGCTATGCGGCCTTAAATGCCCGCAAAGACGATATTGCCCGCTTAAAAGAAGCCCTTGAAAACAACCGTGCAGCCATGGAAAACCCAGAAGAATTTTACCGCACGGATGTTTTGTTCCACAAAGTACTTTACGAAATCCCCAAAAACCCAATTTATACAGCCCTTCAAAATGCCTATGTTTCCTGGTTATCCGGACATTGGCCCAAAATGGAACGCGGTGTAGAAATCAATAAAGTTACCTTTGCCGGGCATGAAGCCGTCTATAATGCAATCCTGGAACGTGACCCAGATGGCGCCGAAGAAGCCATGCACAACCACTTAAAAGTTGCCTGGGAACATATCCGCAGCACCTTTTAA
- a CDS encoding sialic acid TRAP transporter substrate-binding protein SiaP: MNFKRTRKFILSAAVAVAGFGGFISQADAGQTLKWAHVYEPEHPYHKSALWAAEEVKKRTEGRVELQVYPSSSLGKEMDINEGLTIGSIDIIITGAAFAEQFYGPAAISNYPFMVRDYDHWKKYRDSDLFAEIRQGYKKATGNEITALSYYGQRHVTSNKPIKTPADMKNLKIRVPNAPLFMMFPKATGANPTPMAFSEVYLALQQGVVDAQENPLPTIKFKKFHEVQSHINLTGHITISSLTLMSGLTERKVGNADYAILKQVTQEASVRASEEINKSEQELGAWFEAQGTKVISVDKKAFQDALVPAMSAEDLPFTQEQVRRLKSL; encoded by the coding sequence ATGAATTTCAAGCGTACGCGTAAGTTTATTTTAAGTGCTGCTGTGGCCGTTGCAGGCTTCGGCGGTTTTATTAGCCAGGCTGATGCGGGTCAGACACTGAAATGGGCTCACGTTTATGAGCCGGAGCATCCGTATCATAAAAGTGCACTTTGGGCTGCCGAAGAAGTGAAAAAACGCACCGAAGGTCGTGTGGAACTTCAAGTGTATCCAAGTTCTTCATTGGGTAAGGAAATGGATATCAACGAAGGTCTGACAATCGGTTCCATTGATATCATCATCACAGGTGCGGCATTTGCTGAACAGTTCTACGGTCCTGCAGCGATTTCAAACTATCCGTTCATGGTTCGTGATTACGACCACTGGAAAAAATACCGTGACAGTGACCTGTTTGCTGAAATCCGCCAGGGTTATAAAAAGGCAACAGGCAATGAAATTACGGCCCTGTCTTATTATGGTCAGCGTCACGTCACATCTAATAAGCCGATCAAAACACCGGCTGACATGAAGAACCTGAAAATCCGTGTGCCAAATGCACCGTTGTTCATGATGTTCCCGAAAGCAACGGGTGCAAACCCGACACCGATGGCTTTCTCTGAAGTATATCTGGCGTTGCAACAAGGTGTTGTTGATGCACAGGAAAACCCGCTTCCGACTATCAAGTTCAAAAAATTCCACGAAGTACAGTCTCACATCAACCTGACAGGTCACATCACAATTTCTTCTTTGACGCTGATGTCTGGTCTGACAGAACGCAAAGTGGGTAATGCTGATTATGCGATCCTCAAGCAAGTAACGCAGGAAGCGTCTGTGCGTGCCTCTGAAGAAATCAACAAGTCTGAGCAAGAGCTTGGCGCTTGGTTTGAAGCACAAGGCACAAAGGTGATCTCTGTTGACAAGAAAGCTTTCCAGGATGCGCTTGTTCCGGCCATGTCTGCAGAAGACCTGCCGTTTACACAAGAGCAAGTCCGTCGTCTGAAGTCTCTTTAA
- a CDS encoding TRAP transporter small permease → MSSQHNHTSGPGEGDAPFPELEIEEKEVDVSDFSWVDTPGLIFFWILMVVVFLQFFTRYVLNDSLGWTEEVARFLLILVAFCGAITGARKGTHIFLEFFYRFVPTPVAKALSILAELINVTFFGYMAYVGYQLAEVTRQNMISIPVPKAMIYWAVAISFAIMAVYSVIWLVHKIRSDSKTIVAEIEEHALNE, encoded by the coding sequence ATGTCTTCCCAACATAATCATACATCCGGTCCGGGAGAGGGGGATGCCCCTTTCCCAGAACTGGAAATCGAGGAAAAGGAAGTCGATGTCTCTGACTTTAGTTGGGTAGACACTCCGGGCCTCATTTTCTTCTGGATCTTAATGGTCGTTGTTTTCTTACAGTTCTTTACCCGCTATGTCCTGAATGACTCGCTGGGTTGGACGGAAGAAGTCGCCCGTTTTCTCCTGATCCTTGTTGCGTTTTGTGGGGCGATTACAGGGGCGAGAAAAGGAACCCATATTTTCTTGGAGTTCTTTTACCGCTTTGTCCCAACTCCGGTGGCAAAAGCCCTTTCGATCCTCGCAGAACTCATCAATGTTACGTTTTTCGGCTATATGGCCTATGTGGGATATCAGCTGGCAGAAGTCACGCGCCAGAATATGATTTCCATTCCGGTTCCCAAGGCAATGATCTACTGGGCCGTCGCCATTAGTTTCGCAATTATGGCTGTATATTCAGTCATCTGGCTCGTTCACAAAATTCGATCTGACAGCAAGACAATTGTCGCTGAAATCGAAGAACATGCCCTGAATGAATAG